The Bacteriovorax sp. Seq25_V genome has a window encoding:
- the mfd gene encoding transcription-repair coupling factor: MNTFLPLLTRLNTWSQSSSRHLVINGLDHSLWNFINYVSHESQHHLSTKSKLIVFPTNDDAENFYHNAKKSFQEIFSDSVNFLHFPGLDASPFSGIISSEKSLFFRFRVLNTLLDSSKTNILITSIDSLAMKLPPISFFNETSFKIETSDIISPDELAGKLVQSGYSSSHTVEEPGTFSRKGEIFDIYPISHPPVRLHYFDDMIEEIFHVDKETLKTIKDRKLDSVKITAAPGILTDSKYSNVLREKVLRPTPGQKTKFEFRKELFSKLSDGMLFENYPVYIPLFFESNSTLLDYFNEATDIITFINSDEVEDKLLEFKESLRVDYEDYIEHDAEALLPTYEHLFEDDLIKKVKAFHKLDVNHIKVHTHFDEDDNHVDIRIENSRQYFSNHIQLGASKQELLRNTLSFIKDEFKHSGNIIFTYQNDNSKNEISHILEVLEFPQDILKRIKFLKFKLEHGFYYDSEKTLVIADSDLFAVKRDKIKVKQEVNYDLFAEQLASLKPGDYVIHAKHGVGQYQGLEAMEVGESKTDYLVLTFKEKDKVFIPIYKMNLIQKYADATATVTLDSLRTNKFSAVKARAKESVKKLAFDLIKLQAERQSSPAFSFSPPDHDFKEFELDFPFNETPDQSQAIESIIDKMQSPTAMDFLVCGDVGFGKTEVAMRAAYKAVLDKKQVAVLVPTTVLALQHYNSFVKRFKNFAVSIDFLSRFKKGKEEKETKENLESGKIDIIIGTHKLLSSQIKFKDLGLVIVDEEQRFGVAHKSKLQLLKSSVDFLTLTATPIPRTLQLSFLGLKDLALIKTAPPRRQSIKTYLIKEDDHTLQTAIKRELKRGGQVFIVHNRVQDMENYVAYIRELVPEANIVFAHGQMAEKELEERISAFYKGHYQILVSTTIIESGIDIPNANTMIVDRADMYGLSQLHQLRGRIGRSDKKAYAYFVIPSTKPINEIAAKRLKALQTYADMGAGFQIANCDLEIRGAGDILGAQQSGHIEAIGLELYMELLTEAIQELRGEKRIVHKDIEINTPFATFIPAHYVSDASERLKFYKQLSNAKSEDSIKQIEEKFYDIYGPLPEELNSLFSILYARVQLLPLALKSVQVLDKSIILTFEKSLLDVNEDLRNNIVDAFIKRTRKYKFTPDFKLIYTHTEKVSPSYLVEFCKEIAEQIVPC, from the coding sequence ATGAATACTTTTCTCCCATTACTCACAAGACTTAACACATGGTCCCAATCGAGCTCTCGCCATTTAGTGATCAATGGTCTTGATCACTCACTATGGAATTTCATCAACTATGTTAGCCATGAGTCACAACATCACTTGTCGACGAAAAGTAAATTAATAGTATTTCCTACTAACGATGATGCCGAAAATTTTTATCACAATGCGAAAAAATCCTTTCAAGAAATATTTTCCGACAGTGTTAACTTTCTTCACTTTCCAGGACTAGATGCGTCACCTTTTTCTGGCATTATCTCTTCAGAAAAGAGCTTATTTTTTAGGTTTCGCGTTCTTAACACTTTATTAGACTCAAGCAAGACGAATATCCTTATAACTTCGATTGACTCTCTAGCTATGAAGTTGCCACCAATCTCATTTTTCAACGAAACATCATTTAAGATTGAAACAAGCGATATCATTTCTCCCGATGAGCTTGCAGGTAAGTTAGTCCAAAGTGGTTACAGTTCAAGTCATACAGTTGAAGAGCCAGGTACTTTCTCTCGTAAGGGAGAAATTTTTGATATCTACCCTATTTCGCATCCTCCAGTTCGCCTTCATTATTTTGACGATATGATTGAAGAGATTTTCCATGTCGACAAGGAGACTTTAAAAACAATCAAGGATCGAAAACTTGATTCCGTTAAAATTACAGCAGCCCCAGGAATTTTAACGGATAGTAAATATAGCAACGTCCTTCGTGAAAAGGTGCTTAGGCCAACACCTGGTCAAAAAACAAAATTTGAATTTAGAAAAGAATTATTTTCGAAACTTTCAGATGGGATGTTATTTGAAAACTATCCTGTATATATACCTCTTTTCTTTGAATCAAATTCAACTCTACTTGATTACTTTAATGAAGCTACCGACATTATAACTTTTATTAACTCTGATGAAGTTGAAGATAAACTACTTGAGTTCAAGGAATCACTTCGCGTTGATTATGAAGATTATATTGAGCACGATGCTGAAGCCCTTCTTCCTACATACGAACATCTTTTTGAGGATGATCTTATTAAGAAAGTTAAAGCTTTTCATAAGCTTGATGTAAATCATATTAAGGTGCATACACATTTTGATGAAGATGATAATCATGTTGATATTCGAATCGAAAACTCGAGACAATATTTTTCAAACCATATTCAACTTGGGGCTTCAAAGCAGGAACTCCTTCGAAATACTCTATCCTTCATCAAGGATGAATTTAAACATAGTGGAAATATTATTTTCACCTATCAAAATGATAACTCTAAGAATGAAATTTCTCACATTCTCGAAGTTCTAGAATTTCCTCAGGATATTTTAAAAAGAATTAAATTTTTGAAGTTTAAGTTAGAACATGGATTTTACTACGATAGCGAAAAAACTCTGGTTATTGCAGATAGTGACCTCTTTGCAGTCAAACGCGACAAAATTAAAGTTAAACAAGAAGTTAACTACGATCTCTTCGCTGAGCAGCTCGCTTCACTTAAGCCTGGCGACTACGTTATCCATGCCAAGCATGGAGTCGGTCAATACCAAGGCCTTGAAGCAATGGAAGTTGGTGAATCCAAAACTGACTATCTGGTTTTAACTTTCAAAGAAAAAGATAAAGTTTTCATTCCAATTTATAAAATGAATCTTATCCAAAAGTATGCAGATGCGACAGCTACTGTTACCTTGGATAGTTTACGTACAAATAAATTTTCTGCAGTTAAAGCACGGGCTAAGGAAAGTGTTAAAAAGCTTGCCTTCGATTTGATTAAACTCCAGGCCGAAAGACAATCTTCCCCAGCATTTTCTTTCTCACCTCCAGATCATGATTTTAAAGAATTTGAGCTCGACTTTCCGTTTAACGAAACTCCAGATCAAAGTCAGGCTATAGAATCAATTATTGATAAAATGCAAAGCCCTACGGCCATGGATTTCTTAGTCTGTGGAGATGTAGGCTTTGGAAAAACTGAAGTTGCTATGCGTGCTGCCTACAAGGCAGTCCTTGATAAGAAACAAGTCGCTGTACTTGTTCCGACGACAGTATTAGCACTTCAACATTATAATTCTTTCGTTAAACGATTCAAAAACTTTGCCGTCTCAATCGACTTCCTTTCGAGATTTAAAAAAGGCAAAGAAGAGAAAGAGACAAAAGAAAATTTAGAATCGGGTAAAATTGATATCATTATTGGGACGCATAAACTTCTATCGAGCCAAATTAAGTTTAAAGACCTTGGTCTTGTTATTGTCGATGAAGAACAACGATTTGGTGTTGCTCACAAGAGCAAGTTACAACTTTTAAAATCATCTGTTGATTTTTTAACTCTTACTGCGACACCAATTCCAAGAACTCTTCAATTATCTTTTCTTGGTCTCAAGGATCTTGCACTTATTAAGACAGCTCCACCTCGTCGTCAGTCGATAAAGACATATTTAATTAAAGAAGATGATCACACTCTTCAGACAGCAATTAAACGTGAGCTTAAACGTGGTGGCCAAGTTTTTATTGTTCATAATCGTGTGCAAGACATGGAAAATTATGTTGCCTACATTAGAGAGCTTGTCCCCGAAGCAAATATTGTTTTTGCTCACGGACAAATGGCAGAGAAAGAACTCGAAGAACGTATTTCAGCTTTTTATAAGGGTCATTATCAAATTCTTGTTTCGACGACGATTATCGAATCAGGGATTGATATTCCTAATGCAAACACAATGATTGTTGATCGTGCTGATATGTACGGTCTTTCTCAGCTTCACCAACTTCGTGGTCGTATCGGCCGTTCAGACAAGAAGGCATACGCTTACTTTGTCATTCCTAGTACCAAACCAATTAATGAAATTGCAGCAAAAAGATTGAAGGCGTTACAAACATATGCAGATATGGGAGCTGGTTTTCAAATCGCAAATTGCGACCTTGAAATACGTGGCGCAGGAGATATTCTTGGTGCTCAACAATCTGGTCATATAGAGGCAATTGGTCTTGAGCTGTACATGGAATTACTTACTGAAGCGATTCAAGAGCTACGTGGTGAAAAGAGGATCGTTCATAAAGATATTGAAATCAACACTCCTTTTGCGACGTTTATCCCGGCCCATTATGTTTCGGATGCATCAGAAAGGCTTAAGTTTTACAAGCAACTTTCTAATGCCAAATCAGAAGATAGTATCAAACAAATCGAAGAGAAATTTTACGATATTTATGGACCATTACCAGAAGAGCTTAATAGCCTTTTCTCAATTCTCTATGCTCGTGTTCAACTCCTACCACTTGCTCTTAAATCGGTGCAAGTTCTCGACAAAAGTATCATTCTTACTTTTGAAAAAAGTTTACTCGATGTTAATGAAGACCTTCGAAATAATATTGTTGATGCCTTTATCAAAAGAACGCGTAAATACAAGTTCACACCGGACTTTAAGCTCATTTATACCCACACTGAAAAGGTATCTCCGAGTTATTTAGTAGAGTTTTGTAAGGAGATTGCTGAGCAAATTGTTCCATGTTAG